The following coding sequences lie in one Paenibacillus durus ATCC 35681 genomic window:
- the recA gene encoding recombinase RecA, giving the protein MSDRRAALEMALRQIEKQFGKGSVMKLGESTHMQVEIVPSGSLALDIALGIGGLPKGRIIEVYGPESSGKTTVALHAIAEVQKLGGQAAFIDAEHALDPSYASKLGVNIDELLLSQPDTGEQALEIAEALVRSGAVDIIVVDSVAALVPKAEIEGEMGDSHVGLQARLMSQALRKLSGSINKSKTIAIFINQLREKIGVMFGNPETTPGGRALKFYSTVRLDVRRVESIKMGNDIVGNRTRIKVVKNKVAPPFKQADIDIMYGEGISREGSLVDIGTEMDIVNKSGAWYSYEGERLGQGRENAKQFLKEHQDLALVIENKIREASNLSTIVAPPTEAEIEAEKQEEQALLEIE; this is encoded by the coding sequence TTGTCAGATCGTCGTGCAGCGCTTGAAATGGCGCTTCGTCAAATAGAGAAACAATTCGGTAAAGGTTCCGTCATGAAACTGGGAGAATCGACTCATATGCAAGTTGAGATCGTACCCAGCGGATCGCTGGCTTTAGATATTGCCCTTGGGATTGGCGGACTTCCCAAAGGCCGGATTATAGAAGTATATGGACCGGAATCCTCCGGTAAGACAACAGTTGCCCTACATGCGATTGCGGAGGTTCAGAAGCTCGGAGGACAAGCCGCCTTCATTGATGCGGAGCATGCGCTGGACCCGAGCTATGCAAGCAAACTGGGCGTTAACATTGACGAACTGCTGCTGTCCCAGCCGGACACCGGCGAGCAGGCGCTGGAGATTGCGGAAGCGCTTGTCCGCAGCGGCGCGGTAGATATTATTGTGGTAGACTCCGTGGCTGCGCTGGTTCCGAAAGCTGAAATCGAAGGCGAGATGGGCGATTCCCATGTCGGCTTGCAAGCACGGCTGATGTCCCAGGCCCTGCGTAAGCTGTCCGGCTCCATTAACAAATCGAAGACGATTGCTATCTTTATCAACCAGCTTCGTGAGAAGATCGGCGTTATGTTCGGTAATCCCGAGACGACTCCCGGCGGCCGCGCATTGAAATTCTACTCTACGGTTCGCCTTGATGTGCGCCGCGTAGAGAGTATTAAGATGGGCAATGATATCGTGGGTAACCGCACGCGAATCAAGGTTGTAAAGAACAAGGTGGCGCCTCCGTTCAAACAGGCGGATATCGATATTATGTACGGTGAAGGCATTTCCAGAGAAGGAAGTCTCGTCGATATTGGCACGGAAATGGATATCGTCAACAAGAGCGGCGCATGGTACTCCTATGAAGGTGAACGGCTGGGTCAAGGCCGCGAGAATGCGAAGCAGTTCCTGAAGGAACATCAGGATTTGGCGCTTGTCATTGAGAATAAGATTCGTGAAGCGAGCAATCTGTCTACAATCGTCGCCCCTCCAACGGAAGCGGAGATCGAAGCAGAGAAGCAGGAAGAACAGGCACTGCTCGAAATCGAATAA
- a CDS encoding competence/damage-inducible protein A, with the protein MKAEIIAVGTELLLGQIVNSNAQFLSVELAALGIDVYFQTVVGDNSVRLQEAIEIAKGRADLILFTGGIGPTEDDLTKDALAASLGRGLHIDQMAMEHVDRFFKGRGVPMTENNRRQALVIDDSTPLPNETGLAVGLAIRHESNYYIVLPGPPREMKPMFTEQAKPWLQQHALTNEMPLYSKMLKFAGIGESLLEDKLINLIHGQNDPTIAPYAKEGEVTVRISTKAPTRSEAMEKLDALEEQIRAILPENLYASTDVPMEKVIVDWMTNEGLTVSCAESCTGGLLMESITSIPGSSSMFMGGIVCYSNEMKQKLLNVPKNYLEGPDSFGAVSREVAEVLAEQVRITTGTDYGLSITGVAGPGSSERKPVGLVYIGIAEKDGKTEVFELRLSGNRDNIRIRSVKAILYRLWRRLAERKADTPLEGSGLK; encoded by the coding sequence ATGAAAGCAGAGATTATTGCAGTTGGTACGGAACTGCTGCTCGGCCAAATCGTGAACAGCAACGCCCAGTTTCTGTCCGTCGAGCTTGCCGCTCTTGGCATTGACGTCTATTTTCAGACTGTGGTAGGCGATAACAGTGTCCGGCTGCAGGAGGCTATTGAAATCGCGAAGGGGCGCGCCGATCTCATCTTATTTACAGGAGGGATCGGACCGACGGAGGACGATCTGACGAAGGATGCTTTGGCGGCTTCGCTGGGCCGTGGACTCCACATCGATCAGATGGCGATGGAGCATGTGGACCGATTCTTCAAAGGCCGGGGGGTACCAATGACTGAGAACAATCGCCGGCAGGCGCTTGTGATCGACGATTCGACGCCTCTTCCGAATGAGACGGGACTGGCTGTGGGCCTTGCAATCCGTCATGAGAGCAACTACTATATCGTTCTTCCCGGACCGCCAAGGGAAATGAAGCCGATGTTTACAGAGCAAGCCAAGCCCTGGCTTCAGCAGCATGCGTTGACGAATGAGATGCCCCTTTATTCCAAAATGCTTAAATTTGCCGGCATCGGGGAATCTCTGCTTGAAGACAAGCTGATTAATCTTATTCACGGCCAAAACGATCCGACGATCGCTCCTTATGCCAAAGAAGGCGAGGTGACGGTGCGCATTTCCACCAAGGCGCCTACTCGCAGCGAAGCGATGGAGAAGCTGGATGCGCTGGAGGAACAAATAAGAGCTATTCTTCCTGAGAACTTGTACGCCTCTACCGATGTTCCGATGGAAAAGGTAATCGTGGATTGGATGACGAATGAAGGACTTACCGTGAGCTGCGCCGAGAGCTGTACGGGCGGACTGCTGATGGAGAGCATTACGAGCATTCCCGGCAGCTCATCCATGTTTATGGGAGGCATTGTTTGCTATTCCAATGAAATGAAGCAGAAGCTGCTGAATGTGCCTAAGAATTACTTGGAAGGACCGGACTCTTTCGGCGCGGTTAGCCGCGAAGTAGCTGAGGTTCTGGCGGAGCAGGTCAGAATTACCACCGGTACGGATTATGGTCTGTCGATTACCGGTGTGGCGGGTCCGGGCTCCTCTGAGCGCAAGCCTGTCGGTCTGGTTTATATCGGCATCGCCGAGAAAGACGGCAAGACAGAAGTATTCGAGCTTAGGCTGTCAGGCAACCGCGACAATATCCGCATTCGCTCCGTCAAGGCCATTTTGTATCGGCTGTGGCGCAGACTGGCGGAACGCAAGGCGGATACGCCACTCGAAGGTTCAGGCTTGAAATGA
- the pgsA gene encoding CDP-diacylglycerol--glycerol-3-phosphate 3-phosphatidyltransferase gives MNLPNRITIARICLIPIMMFFLLIDFSFYPNPLHWGSFQLSFNHLIAAIIFLLAASTDGIDGYIARKYNMVTNLGKLLDPLADKLLVSAVLISLVELGRCDSWIAIVIISREFAVTGLRQVALLDGKVVAASRWGKIKTIVQIIAISLLLLNNFPFQFVGIPFDRIAIWAAALITIYSGIDYFVKNKELLQLNNA, from the coding sequence GTGAATTTGCCTAACCGCATAACCATTGCCCGAATATGTCTGATTCCGATCATGATGTTCTTCCTGCTGATCGATTTCAGCTTCTACCCGAATCCGCTGCATTGGGGCTCCTTTCAGCTCTCGTTCAACCACCTTATCGCCGCAATTATTTTCTTGCTGGCGGCAAGCACGGATGGTATCGACGGCTACATTGCCCGCAAGTATAATATGGTAACCAATCTAGGCAAGCTGCTCGATCCCTTGGCCGATAAGCTGCTCGTGTCAGCGGTGCTGATTTCGCTGGTCGAGCTGGGCAGATGCGATTCCTGGATTGCCATCGTCATTATCAGCCGCGAATTTGCCGTTACCGGTCTGCGTCAAGTGGCGCTGCTGGATGGTAAGGTCGTTGCGGCCAGCAGATGGGGCAAAATTAAGACGATCGTGCAGATTATTGCGATTTCCTTGCTGCTGCTTAACAATTTTCCGTTTCAGTTCGTCGGTATCCCTTTTGACAGGATTGCCATTTGGGCGGCCGCTTTGATTACGATTTACTCTGGCATCGATTATTTCGTGAAAAATAAGGAGCTGCTTCAACTGAATAACGCTTAA
- the rimO gene encoding 30S ribosomal protein S12 methylthiotransferase RimO has product MTEKINIVTLGCEKNLVDSEIMSGLVHERGYALVDRKEEATVIIVNTCGFIDEAKEQSVNTILELAELKESGNLKALIVSGCLTQRYKTELMEEMPEIDGIVGTGDFHNIVQIVDEAVRGSRPVWVGNPVFNYEEALPRKVSTPRYTTYVKIAEGCDNNCTFCSIPIMRGAFRSRSIESILAEVRTLAVQGVKEISLIAQDSTNYGTDLYEEFKLPELLDRVSEVEGIEWVRLHYAYPGFFTEELIQTMANNPKICKYVDIPLQHSEDSILKRMRRPGRQRDIRELIARIREMIPGVSLRTSLIVGFPGETEEDFQRLCEFVSEVGFDRLGVFTYSNEEGTPASRLPDQVPDEVKEWRANTLMELQRKVTQDRGSRFVGQVLDVLVERYDGRSDVYIGRSQYDAPEIDGEVFVKGSSIGIGEITKVRITHAFEYDLSGEEVLQ; this is encoded by the coding sequence ATGACAGAAAAGATTAACATTGTTACACTCGGCTGCGAAAAAAATTTGGTAGACTCGGAGATTATGTCCGGCCTGGTTCATGAACGTGGATATGCGCTTGTGGACCGTAAGGAAGAAGCTACCGTCATTATTGTAAATACGTGCGGATTTATCGATGAAGCCAAAGAGCAATCCGTCAACACGATTCTTGAGCTTGCGGAGCTAAAAGAGAGCGGCAATCTCAAGGCGCTGATCGTATCGGGCTGCTTAACCCAGCGCTACAAGACGGAGCTGATGGAGGAAATGCCCGAGATCGACGGAATCGTCGGAACGGGAGATTTTCACAACATCGTTCAGATTGTTGATGAAGCCGTGAGAGGAAGCAGGCCGGTATGGGTTGGCAATCCGGTCTTTAATTATGAGGAGGCGCTGCCCCGCAAGGTATCGACGCCGCGTTATACTACCTATGTCAAAATTGCGGAAGGCTGCGACAACAATTGCACGTTCTGCAGCATCCCGATTATGCGCGGAGCGTTCCGCAGCCGTTCCATAGAGTCGATTCTGGCCGAGGTCAGAACACTCGCAGTGCAAGGGGTAAAGGAGATCAGCCTGATCGCTCAGGACTCGACCAATTACGGAACCGATCTGTACGAGGAGTTCAAGCTGCCCGAGCTGCTTGATCGCGTAAGCGAAGTGGAAGGGATCGAATGGGTCAGATTGCATTATGCTTATCCCGGATTTTTCACCGAAGAGCTGATTCAGACGATGGCGAATAATCCGAAGATCTGCAAATACGTGGATATACCGCTTCAGCATAGTGAAGACTCGATTCTCAAACGCATGCGCAGACCCGGCCGCCAGCGGGATATCCGCGAACTGATCGCCCGGATTCGGGAGATGATCCCCGGCGTGTCGCTGCGCACTTCGCTCATTGTCGGTTTCCCCGGCGAGACTGAAGAGGATTTTCAGCGCTTGTGTGAGTTTGTAAGCGAAGTCGGTTTTGATCGGCTGGGGGTATTTACTTATTCCAACGAAGAGGGAACTCCGGCTTCGCGCCTGCCGGACCAGGTGCCGGATGAAGTGAAGGAATGGCGCGCCAACACGCTGATGGAGCTTCAGCGCAAGGTTACCCAGGATCGGGGCAGCCGGTTTGTGGGCCAAGTTCTGGATGTGCTAGTAGAACGCTACGACGGCCGCAGCGATGTCTATATCGGACGCTCGCAGTATGACGCGCCGGAGATTGACGGAGAAGTATTTGTTAAGGGCAGCAGCATTGGCATCGGGGAGATTACGAAGGTCCGCATAACCCATGCTTTCGAATATGATTTGTCAGGGGAGGAAGTGCTTCAGTGA
- a CDS encoding YajQ family cyclic di-GMP-binding protein, which translates to MASESSFDIVSKMDIQELTNAIHQTEKEIQNRFDFKGSKSSLKLEKDALIIVSDDEYKLNAVIDILQSKMVKRGITLKNLDFGKIEPASLGTVRQRLGLKQGIDQDNAKKINVLIRDSKLKVKSQIQGDQIRVTGKSRDDLQQIIQLLNKADLPLDLQYTNLK; encoded by the coding sequence ATGGCTTCGGAAAGTTCATTCGATATTGTGTCCAAAATGGATATTCAGGAATTGACCAATGCGATTCATCAGACGGAAAAAGAGATTCAAAACCGCTTCGATTTCAAGGGGAGCAAGAGCAGCCTTAAGCTGGAAAAAGACGCGCTGATCATTGTATCGGACGACGAGTATAAGCTGAACGCTGTCATTGATATTTTGCAGTCGAAGATGGTTAAGAGGGGCATTACGCTCAAGAATCTTGACTTTGGCAAAATCGAGCCTGCCTCCTTGGGGACGGTTCGCCAGCGGCTCGGACTTAAACAGGGGATCGATCAGGATAACGCCAAGAAGATCAATGTGCTGATCCGTGATTCCAAGCTGAAGGTTAAGAGCCAAATTCAGGGCGATCAGATTCGCGTCACCGGTAAGAGCAGAGACGATCTGCAGCAAATTATCCAGCTTCTTAACAAGGCTGACTTGCCGCTTGATTTGCAGTACACTAACCTGAAATAA
- a CDS encoding helix-turn-helix domain-containing protein has protein sequence MSELGRQLKEARLQKGMSLDDVQEVTKIRKKYLEAIETGDYKVLPGSFYVRAFIKTYAEAVGVNPDELIQEPGSVPVPKEEPSTMETVLQKRSRRPETERNAKWVPTLLMWIFPVLIIVVIYMYASNWGKSDNQQTDPNPITTSTQTQSPAAAPSAGPASAEAAAPTPSASAGAGSEATASPSPSPSPSLSPSPSPAAEDGTVVQDRKSGKTTVFKVTGTNPQVVITATGVSWLEVYKGTNSRGEKLSFGNTASGDTKTFTLGSEGIYIKSGNSPATQITVNGQVVTDGKTTSRILLELDSGAGSANATETPADSTNGQTTDSGVPADGSTAQ, from the coding sequence ATGTCGGAACTGGGCCGGCAATTGAAGGAGGCTCGTCTGCAAAAGGGAATGAGTCTTGACGATGTGCAGGAAGTAACGAAAATTCGCAAGAAATATTTGGAAGCTATTGAGACGGGAGACTATAAGGTGCTTCCCGGCAGTTTTTACGTGCGGGCTTTTATCAAGACCTATGCGGAGGCGGTTGGGGTTAATCCCGATGAGCTTATACAAGAGCCCGGAAGTGTTCCTGTGCCCAAAGAGGAGCCTTCCACTATGGAAACGGTGCTCCAAAAGCGCAGCCGCAGACCCGAGACCGAGCGGAATGCCAAATGGGTTCCGACACTCTTAATGTGGATTTTTCCGGTATTGATTATAGTGGTTATTTATATGTATGCTTCGAACTGGGGCAAATCGGATAACCAGCAGACCGACCCTAATCCGATTACTACGAGCACACAGACACAGAGTCCTGCGGCGGCACCGTCCGCTGGCCCTGCTTCCGCAGAAGCTGCGGCACCGACGCCGTCCGCGTCAGCAGGAGCAGGAAGCGAGGCCACCGCTTCGCCGTCCCCATCTCCTTCGCCGTCGCTGTCACCTTCACCTTCACCGGCTGCGGAAGACGGCACGGTAGTTCAGGACCGGAAATCAGGCAAGACAACCGTCTTTAAGGTGACGGGTACCAATCCGCAAGTTGTCATTACAGCGACAGGCGTTAGCTGGCTTGAGGTATATAAAGGAACCAATTCGAGAGGCGAGAAGCTTTCTTTTGGCAACACGGCCTCTGGAGATACCAAGACCTTTACGCTGGGCAGCGAAGGCATTTATATTAAATCCGGCAACTCTCCCGCTACGCAGATTACGGTGAACGGGCAGGTCGTCACGGACGGAAAAACTACCTCTCGTATTTTGCTCGAGCTCGACAGCGGCGCGGGATCAGCGAATGCAACCGAAACGCCGGCGGACAGTACGAACGGGCAAACGACTGACAGCGGTGTACCCGCTGATGGAAGCACCGCCCAATAA
- a CDS encoding DUF3388 domain-containing protein, which translates to MEYKEWYMEYKIHKNRPGLLGDIASMLGMMEVNILTINGVEDKTRGMLLETNDDEKIRLMGEMLKKVENITVTALRSPRLVDKLAVRHGRYIDRDSDDRKTFRFTRDELGLLVDFLGELFKRDGNQVIGLRGMPRVGKTESIIAGSVCAMKRWTFVSSTMLRQTVRSQLAEDEMNPNNIFIIDGIVSTIRSNEKHYNLLKDIMSMPSTKVIEHPDIFVRESEYTYDDFDILVELRNNPGEEILYDTITSSYSDDL; encoded by the coding sequence TTGGAATACAAAGAATGGTACATGGAATACAAGATACATAAGAATAGACCCGGTTTGCTCGGCGATATCGCTTCGATGCTCGGTATGATGGAGGTCAATATACTGACCATCAACGGAGTGGAGGATAAGACGCGGGGCATGCTGCTTGAAACGAACGATGATGAGAAGATCCGGCTGATGGGCGAAATGCTCAAAAAGGTTGAAAATATAACGGTAACCGCTCTGCGTTCACCGCGCTTGGTTGACAAACTGGCCGTACGGCACGGAAGATATATCGACCGGGATTCAGATGACCGGAAGACGTTCCGGTTTACCCGGGATGAGCTGGGCCTGCTGGTTGATTTCCTCGGAGAGCTGTTCAAACGTGACGGCAATCAGGTCATTGGCCTTCGGGGAATGCCACGGGTAGGCAAGACGGAATCGATTATCGCCGGCAGTGTATGCGCAATGAAGCGTTGGACCTTCGTTTCCTCGACGATGCTCCGGCAGACCGTCCGCAGCCAGCTTGCCGAGGATGAGATGAATCCGAATAATATTTTTATTATCGATGGTATTGTCAGCACGATTCGCTCCAATGAGAAGCATTACAATCTGCTAAAAGATATCATGTCTATGCCGAGTACGAAGGTTATTGAGCACCCGGACATTTTTGTCCGCGAATCAGAATACACATATGACGATTTTGACATTCTGGTCGAGCTGCGCAATAATCCTGGGGAAGAAATCCTTTACGATACAATCACATCCAGCTACAGCGACGATTTATAA
- a CDS encoding DUF3243 domain-containing protein produces the protein MSTESTVIRNYDTWKNFLGERVVQAEKVGMSESTIAELAYEIGEFLDKKVDPQNASNRAIKELWDVGDESQRHTIASLMVKLAKQNA, from the coding sequence ATGTCAACAGAATCGACCGTAATCAGGAACTATGATACCTGGAAGAATTTTCTGGGTGAACGGGTTGTGCAGGCCGAGAAAGTAGGCATGAGCGAAAGCACTATTGCCGAGCTCGCTTATGAAATCGGGGAATTCCTCGACAAGAAGGTAGACCCGCAAAACGCCTCCAACCGGGCGATCAAAGAGCTGTGGGATGTGGGCGACGAAAGCCAGCGGCATACGATTGCCTCCCTCATGGTCAAGCTGGCGAAGCAGAACGCATAG
- the ymfI gene encoding elongation factor P 5-aminopentanone reductase produces the protein MNIVGASGKPLGQTTVLITGGSGGIGGAIAERFASARMNIVIHYMNSHEAANEVARRCMNAGSQVMTVAADLRDRSQLQRMAERITASGMQPDILVNNAGRAHYGMLADLTEEEWDDCLAVNLKGTFLCSQIFMPYMVSQRYGRIINVSSVWGISGASCEVAYSASKGGVNAFTKALAKELAPSGVTVNAVAPGAVRTAMLDNLSEDEVRMLEEEIPAGRLASPEEVASLVYFLALPESGYINGQIISPNGGWVT, from the coding sequence GTGAATATTGTGGGAGCGAGCGGCAAGCCGCTCGGACAAACGACGGTGCTTATTACCGGCGGCAGCGGAGGGATTGGCGGCGCTATTGCCGAGCGCTTTGCTTCGGCACGGATGAATATTGTGATTCACTATATGAATTCCCATGAAGCGGCCAACGAGGTGGCGCGGCGCTGTATGAACGCCGGTTCACAGGTCATGACCGTGGCCGCCGATTTAAGAGACCGCAGCCAGCTCCAGCGCATGGCTGAACGGATTACGGCCAGCGGTATGCAGCCGGACATATTGGTCAACAATGCCGGCAGAGCCCATTACGGCATGCTTGCCGATCTTACCGAAGAGGAATGGGACGATTGTTTGGCCGTTAATCTGAAAGGGACGTTTCTTTGCAGCCAGATTTTTATGCCTTATATGGTTTCGCAGCGGTATGGACGGATTATCAACGTTTCTTCCGTATGGGGGATTTCGGGCGCATCTTGCGAAGTGGCCTACTCTGCGAGCAAGGGCGGCGTTAACGCCTTTACTAAGGCGCTGGCCAAGGAATTGGCGCCTTCAGGCGTAACGGTGAACGCGGTGGCTCCGGGCGCGGTGCGCACAGCGATGCTGGATAATTTATCGGAGGATGAGGTTCGCATGCTGGAAGAAGAAATTCCCGCAGGCAGGCTTGCCTCGCCGGAAGAAGTCGCTTCGCTTGTGTATTTTTTGGCTCTGCCGGAATCGGGATATATCAATGGACAAATTATTAGCCCAAATGGGGGCTGGGTTACCTGA
- the yfmH gene encoding EF-P 5-aminopentanol modification-associated protein YfmH, translated as MEQIHYDRLQETLYYEVLDNGLSVYVLPKPGFRKTYATFATKYGSVDNHFRVAGGEETSVPDGIAHFLEHKMFEEPEGDIFATFASNGASANAFTSFEQTVYLFSATEKIETNIETLIDFVQRPYFTDQNVEKEKGIIGQEINMYADNPDWRVYFGLIEAMYQKNPVRIDIAGTVESISSITKETLYTCYNAFYHPSNMLLFIVGGVDPEAVFKLVRDNQSRKVYESQGEIERIFEREPEQVGQQRLENKLAVSMPKCLFGFKEKETGLTGKAAVRRDLTTKLMLDLLLGSSTALYQKLYDEELISDSFGHEFNSSPQYAFSAIGGDTKDPNLLLKRIREEIDAVLRAGFSERDFIRARNKKIGGHLRMLNSPESIAHEFTRYQFRGGDFFGVVPEYESITLDEVNDRLREHIDWDQLAVSVVVNP; from the coding sequence GTGGAGCAGATCCATTATGACAGGCTTCAGGAAACGCTATATTACGAAGTTTTGGATAACGGGCTGAGTGTATACGTTCTTCCAAAGCCGGGTTTCAGAAAAACATACGCCACGTTTGCGACTAAATACGGTTCGGTGGATAATCACTTCCGTGTGGCCGGAGGCGAGGAAACATCGGTGCCGGATGGCATCGCCCACTTTTTGGAGCATAAAATGTTCGAGGAGCCGGAGGGCGACATCTTCGCCACTTTTGCATCAAACGGAGCGTCAGCCAACGCTTTTACGAGCTTTGAGCAGACGGTTTACCTGTTCTCCGCCACAGAAAAAATAGAGACGAATATCGAAACATTGATCGATTTTGTGCAGCGTCCCTATTTTACAGACCAGAATGTGGAGAAGGAAAAGGGCATCATAGGCCAGGAAATCAACATGTATGCCGACAATCCGGACTGGCGCGTCTATTTCGGGCTGATCGAAGCAATGTATCAGAAAAATCCGGTACGGATCGATATCGCCGGCACAGTGGAATCCATCTCGTCAATTACCAAAGAAACTCTCTATACCTGCTACAATGCTTTTTACCATCCGAGCAACATGCTGCTCTTTATCGTCGGCGGCGTAGATCCGGAAGCTGTCTTTAAGCTGGTGCGCGACAATCAAAGCCGGAAAGTTTACGAATCGCAGGGCGAGATCGAACGGATTTTTGAACGGGAGCCGGAACAAGTTGGCCAGCAGCGGCTGGAGAACAAGCTGGCGGTGTCCATGCCTAAGTGTCTGTTCGGTTTCAAGGAAAAAGAGACCGGGCTGACAGGCAAAGCCGCGGTGCGGCGCGATTTGACGACCAAGCTAATGCTTGACCTCCTGCTTGGCAGCAGTACCGCTCTGTACCAGAAGCTGTACGACGAAGAACTCATTTCCGACAGCTTCGGACATGAATTCAACAGCTCGCCGCAGTACGCCTTCTCCGCGATCGGCGGCGATACGAAGGACCCCAATCTGCTGCTCAAACGGATCAGGGAAGAGATTGACGCTGTTCTTAGGGCGGGCTTCTCTGAACGCGATTTTATCCGGGCCCGCAACAAGAAAATCGGCGGACATTTGCGCATGCTGAACTCTCCGGAGAGCATTGCCCATGAATTTACGCGTTATCAGTTCCGCGGCGGCGACTTCTTCGGCGTCGTCCCGGAATACGAATCGATCACATTGGATGAAGTAAATGACCGGCTGCGCGAGCACATCGACTGGGATCAGCTTGCCGTATCCGTGGTGGTGAACCCGTAG
- the yfmF gene encoding EF-P 5-aminopentanol modification-associated protein YfmF, which translates to MTNHVFQHGNVGGIRIHVLPTKTFKTYAISLYAGLPLAEETVTPTALIPFVLRRGTASYPETTQFRERLEELYGAGFGFDVYKRGDYQIIQFRMDTINDSFVQSKESLLGESFAFLGEVLTQPVLEGSSFRASYVGTERETVRKKLEAIVNDKIRYAAERCIEEMCREEPYRLHPLGQRADLDAITPDSLYQSYLSWLEGAILDLYVVGDTTPEEVEKLVERHFGFGGRTASSQYQSRFSPKTVTDVRTVEERMDVGQGKLNMGLRTSITYRDDAYAHALMYNGILGGYPHSKLFVNVREKESLAYYASSRYDGHKGIATIQSGIEIENYGKAVDIIRKQLDEMKKGNISDLELNQTKAMIRNLLLEIQDSAFEMIAFDFNRQLSGKDRSAEELMSQVEASGAEDVKRAADTVQLDTIYFLTGQKEE; encoded by the coding sequence TTGACAAATCACGTATTCCAGCATGGCAACGTAGGAGGCATCCGGATTCATGTGCTGCCGACGAAGACGTTTAAGACTTATGCGATATCGCTGTATGCCGGCCTTCCCTTGGCCGAAGAGACCGTGACCCCCACCGCGCTGATTCCGTTCGTTCTACGCCGGGGTACGGCATCTTATCCGGAGACAACCCAGTTCCGCGAACGGCTGGAAGAACTGTATGGAGCGGGATTCGGATTCGACGTGTATAAGCGCGGCGATTACCAGATCATCCAATTCCGGATGGACACGATCAATGATTCATTTGTGCAGAGCAAGGAGAGTCTGCTAGGCGAATCCTTCGCTTTTTTGGGAGAAGTGCTTACACAGCCTGTACTGGAAGGCAGCAGCTTCAGGGCTTCTTATGTGGGAACGGAGCGCGAGACTGTCCGCAAGAAGCTGGAGGCTATCGTCAATGACAAAATCCGTTACGCGGCCGAGCGCTGCATCGAGGAAATGTGCCGGGAAGAGCCGTATCGGCTGCATCCGCTCGGACAAAGGGCGGATCTGGACGCTATTACCCCGGACTCGCTGTATCAGTCCTATCTTTCTTGGCTGGAAGGAGCGATTCTCGATCTGTATGTCGTTGGCGACACGACGCCTGAAGAAGTTGAGAAGCTGGTAGAGCGGCATTTTGGCTTTGGCGGCCGAACAGCATCCTCCCAGTATCAATCCCGATTCTCCCCTAAGACCGTTACGGACGTTCGCACGGTGGAAGAACGGATGGATGTCGGTCAAGGCAAGCTGAACATGGGTTTGCGGACTTCCATTACTTACAGGGACGACGCCTATGCGCACGCTTTAATGTACAACGGTATTTTGGGCGGCTATCCGCATTCCAAGCTGTTCGTCAATGTCCGGGAGAAGGAGAGTCTGGCTTACTATGCGTCTTCCCGCTACGACGGACATAAAGGAATTGCCACGATTCAGTCGGGTATTGAAATCGAGAACTACGGCAAAGCCGTGGACATTATCCGCAAGCAGCTAGATGAAATGAAAAAAGGAAATATCAGCGATCTGGAGCTGAACCAGACTAAGGCGATGATACGCAACCTGCTCTTGGAAATCCAGGACTCCGCCTTTGAAATGATTGCATTCGACTTCAACCGCCAGCTGTCCGGCAAAGACCGTTCTGCGGAAGAACTGATGAGCCAGGTGGAAGCTTCCGGCGCGGAGGACGTGAAACGGGCTGCCGACACCGTCCAGCTGGATACGATCTATTTCCTGACAGGACAGAAGGAGGAGTAG